The Chryseobacterium nakagawai genome has a segment encoding these proteins:
- a CDS encoding type 1 glutamine amidotransferase domain-containing protein — MSKKVLFVLTSHDELGNTGQKTGFWTEELAAPYYALSDKGVEITLASPKGGQPPIDPKSEDPTAQTYATRRMDDDQVLKDKLKNTHKLSEVKSKDFDAVFYPGGHGPLWDLAEDKVSQELIVDFYSNDKPVAFVCHAPGVLKDVKIDGEYLVKDKNVTGFTNTEEEAVQLTDVVPFLVEDMLKQNGGSYSKVENWAPYAVVDGRLITGQNPASSEKVAEELLKLI; from the coding sequence ATGAGCAAAAAAGTTTTATTCGTGCTTACGAGTCACGATGAATTAGGAAATACAGGTCAAAAGACGGGATTTTGGACGGAAGAGCTAGCAGCGCCATATTATGCATTATCTGATAAAGGGGTTGAAATTACATTGGCATCTCCAAAGGGTGGTCAGCCTCCAATTGATCCGAAGAGTGAAGATCCTACAGCTCAGACTTATGCTACACGCAGAATGGATGATGATCAGGTATTAAAGGACAAATTAAAAAACACCCACAAATTATCCGAAGTCAAAAGTAAAGACTTTGATGCGGTATTCTATCCTGGTGGTCACGGTCCTTTATGGGATCTGGCGGAAGACAAGGTTTCTCAGGAATTAATTGTTGATTTTTACAGCAATGATAAGCCTGTAGCATTCGTTTGCCACGCACCAGGAGTTCTGAAGGATGTGAAAATAGATGGTGAGTATCTGGTAAAGGATAAAAATGTTACCGGATTCACCAATACTGAGGAAGAGGCAGTACAGTTAACTGATGTTGTTCCGTTCCTCGTTGAAGATATGCTGAAACAGAATGGCGGATCATACAGTAAAGTTGAAAATTGGGCTCCTTACGCTGTGGTTGACGGAAGACTGATCACAGGACAAAATCCTGCCTCATCTGAAAAAGTGGCTGAGGAATTATTAAAACTTATTTAG
- a CDS encoding alpha-ketoglutarate-dependent dioxygenase AlkB family protein — protein sequence MQLSLFDTEEFYEFPKDLLEYKENFLSTEEADRLKDHLLQTAPWEQRTQKMYDKTVITPRLTAWYGDDKKSYQSADNNTSDTNPWTSELLALKERIEKEFGYRFNGVLLNLYRDNNDSVAWHRDKESRYGKRPVIASISLGQTRNFDFRKKDHHQSKYSLPLPNGSLLIMKGDLQENWEHRIAKSTIPMKERINLTFRLINEL from the coding sequence ATGCAGCTAAGTTTATTTGACACAGAAGAATTTTACGAATTTCCAAAAGATCTTTTGGAATACAAAGAAAATTTCCTGAGCACTGAAGAGGCAGATCGGTTAAAAGATCATCTGCTTCAAACAGCACCATGGGAACAGCGTACTCAGAAGATGTATGATAAGACCGTCATAACACCACGACTGACCGCCTGGTATGGTGATGACAAAAAATCTTACCAATCGGCTGATAATAATACATCAGATACCAATCCCTGGACTTCGGAGTTGCTGGCATTAAAAGAAAGAATTGAAAAAGAATTCGGTTATAGGTTCAATGGGGTTCTATTAAATCTCTATCGGGACAACAATGATTCAGTAGCCTGGCACAGGGATAAGGAAAGCAGGTATGGAAAGCGTCCTGTTATTGCGTCCATCAGCCTTGGGCAGACCAGAAACTTTGATTTCAGAAAAAAAGACCATCATCAGAGCAAATACAGCCTACCACTCCCAAACGGTTCACTGCTCATTATGAAGGGTGACCTTCAGGAAAACTGGGAACACCGGATCGCTAAATCTACAATACCCATGAAGGAACGAATTAATTTGACCTTCCGATTGATCAATGAACTATAA
- a CDS encoding XRE family transcriptional regulator has product MSIFSENIRLLRHKKNLSQQSFAESLGMSRVRYSKYEDGRSEAPYEILIRISKFFNVSIDLLLTLDISKYPVDNMMKLPENRVVLPITVDSEGENFIEIVPQKASMGYLKGFSDADYIDKLSRMKLPFLKNGKYRAFLADGDSMPPFADGSYIIGEYIEQLTDLKPGKEYIFVTSEGITYKTLVKQTKKSVIVSADNTFYEPYEIPLENVFEVWKYVRGILPENYKPGKTNETYINTVLQELKTSIKELDDKVSSIK; this is encoded by the coding sequence ATGTCAATATTTTCAGAAAACATCAGGCTTCTAAGGCATAAGAAAAATTTATCCCAGCAGAGCTTCGCAGAAAGTCTAGGGATGAGTAGAGTGCGGTATTCAAAATACGAGGACGGGCGTTCAGAGGCACCTTACGAGATCCTGATCAGGATCTCCAAATTCTTCAATGTGAGCATCGATCTGCTGCTGACTTTGGATATCAGCAAATACCCGGTGGACAATATGATGAAGCTACCGGAGAACAGGGTGGTATTGCCGATCACCGTAGATTCTGAAGGGGAGAATTTTATCGAGATCGTACCACAGAAAGCATCGATGGGTTATCTGAAAGGTTTCAGTGATGCAGATTATATTGATAAGCTTTCCCGAATGAAACTTCCCTTTTTGAAAAATGGAAAATACAGGGCTTTTCTGGCGGATGGTGATTCGATGCCTCCTTTTGCAGACGGTTCCTATATTATAGGCGAATACATAGAACAATTGACCGACCTGAAACCTGGAAAGGAATATATTTTCGTCACTTCAGAAGGCATCACCTACAAGACATTGGTCAAGCAGACGAAAAAGTCAGTTATTGTCTCGGCTGACAATACATTTTATGAGCCTTACGAGATCCCTCTTGAAAATGTTTTTGAGGTATGGAAATATGTGCGTGGGATCCTTCCGGAAAATTATAAACCGGGAAAGACAAACGAGACCTATATCAATACAGTGTTACAGGAACTTAAAACCAGTATCAAAGAATTGGACGACAAAGTCTCTTCCATTAAATAA
- the dinB gene encoding DNA polymerase IV, which translates to MERAIAHMDLDTFFVSCERLKNSELEKQPIIIGGGDRGVVASCSYEVRKFGVRSAMPIKMALRLCPEAKVIKGDMEHYSNMSHLVTEVIQEKVPVLEKASIDEFYLDLSGMDKFFGCFQWTNEIVDAVTKNTGLPISFALSTNKTVSKIGTGESKPTGRFEVKEANIQNFLNPLSIKKIPMVGPETFNLFSRLGVKTIKTLSEMPIDVLQELVGKNGMVLWKKAHGIDETPVIPYSERKSISTEDTFAQDTIDILKIRSILSGMVEKLAYQLRQEKWLTSTVSVKIRYSNFDTETKQCRIPYTSADHTLLRYVLELFKKVYTRRMRIRLIGVRFTGLVHGLHQMDLFEDTEEMISLYQTMDHIKNRFGSSSVGRASGFLK; encoded by the coding sequence ATGGAAAGAGCAATTGCACATATGGATCTGGACACGTTCTTTGTCTCCTGTGAACGGCTGAAAAACTCCGAATTGGAGAAACAGCCGATAATCATTGGAGGTGGTGATCGTGGTGTGGTGGCATCTTGCTCATATGAGGTTCGGAAATTTGGAGTGCGCTCGGCGATGCCGATAAAAATGGCTTTGAGGTTATGTCCTGAAGCAAAAGTGATCAAGGGGGATATGGAACATTACTCCAATATGTCCCATTTGGTGACCGAGGTCATTCAGGAAAAAGTACCGGTGTTGGAGAAAGCCAGCATCGATGAATTTTATCTTGACCTTTCAGGAATGGACAAGTTCTTCGGCTGCTTTCAATGGACCAATGAGATTGTCGATGCGGTTACAAAAAATACCGGCTTGCCGATCAGCTTTGCTTTATCCACTAATAAGACAGTTTCCAAGATCGGGACCGGTGAATCGAAGCCTACGGGAAGATTTGAAGTGAAAGAGGCCAATATCCAAAATTTTTTAAATCCGCTGTCCATCAAAAAGATTCCGATGGTCGGACCTGAAACATTCAACCTGTTTTCACGACTGGGTGTCAAGACCATAAAGACCCTTTCTGAAATGCCCATTGACGTACTACAAGAACTGGTCGGAAAGAATGGAATGGTACTTTGGAAGAAAGCCCATGGCATCGATGAAACCCCTGTAATCCCCTACTCTGAAAGAAAGTCGATCTCCACGGAGGATACATTTGCTCAGGATACGATCGATATACTGAAGATCAGAAGCATTCTATCGGGTATGGTGGAAAAACTGGCTTATCAGCTGAGGCAGGAAAAGTGGCTGACCTCAACCGTTTCCGTGAAGATCAGATATTCCAATTTCGATACGGAGACCAAACAATGCAGGATACCCTATACTTCTGCGGACCATACCCTTCTCAGATATGTCCTTGAATTGTTCAAGAAGGTCTATACCAGAAGAATGAGGATCCGATTGATCGGTGTCAGATTTACCGGGCTGGTGCATGGGCTTCATCAAATGGATCTTTTCGAAGACACGGAAGAAATGATCTCCCTGTATCAGACAATGGATCATATCAAGAACAGGTTTGGAAGCTCAAGTGTAGGAAGGGCATCGGGTTTTTTAAAATAA
- a CDS encoding DNA polymerase III subunit alpha, whose protein sequence is MFLNCHTYHSLRYGTISVEDLVQLAVDYQLKVLALTDINTVTGIYQFYKLCQEKGIKPIVGMDIRVENEQYYICLAKNPKGIAEVNRLLTNYNYEGIEIAKANPELKDSFVIYPLTNIPEKLLEHEFIGIRQDELNRLFDPELKALTHKMVILHPVTFKTDEEYELHKVLRAIAGNTLFTKLTEDDYCKSNENFIGKRGLLEKYSQYPEIIENTKYIVDECSFDFDFKTPKNKKYYTENKENDFKLLKKLAYEGLDKRYPDDNVQAKARVDKELAVIDQLNFCGYFLITWDIVQYSNRMDFMHVGRGSGANSIVSYCIGITDICPLELDLYFERFLNLNRKTPPDFDLDWSWKNRDTILEYIFKKYGKNHVAFCGTNVEFKSRSRFRELGKVFGLPKEELDLLSKKPKDQHDQNSIVQEIYKYEKLLVGFPNQRSMHSCGILISEDPITNYSALEFPPKEFPIVQFDMHTAEDIGLEKFDILSQRGLGTIKDTVKLIEEKRGIIVDIEDTRISKGETKCNEFLSIGKTIGCFYIESPAMRGLLRRLKCDNYKVLVAASSIIRPGVAQSGMMREYIFRHNHPDQFEYFHEVFEKELGETYGIMVYQEDVIKIALHFGGVSAENGDVLRRAMSGKGRSLSALQKLKDDFFESCKKKGHPEKLSQEVYRQIESFAGYSFCKAHSASYAVESYQSLYLKAYYPIEFMVSAINNGGGFYRTEVYVHEAKMAGATIHNPCVNLSEFQTTVYGTEVYLGLMHIEKLEATVKQFIPEERKNNRDYKSLEDFVKRVSIGIETLQTLIFIGAFRFTGKQKHELLIEARFLFSKGQYRTKIISLFDEPQKDYMLPVIQRDRFEDAFDEIEILGFPVSFSIFDLLKTRYRGHVLVKDLLKYHKRQVKMLAYLISRKHVPIKKKDHPGKKDDMYFGTWIDADGQYFDTAHFPDSLRKFPFKEGGIYLLLGTVEVDYHFPTVTITKMAKMPIIADPRYSMDEEKSQAIERSLREDVSMTSRKPYPQEFEIGLPRTKMN, encoded by the coding sequence ATGTTTCTTAATTGCCATACTTATCACAGTTTACGTTATGGAACCATCTCTGTTGAAGACCTGGTTCAGCTGGCTGTTGATTATCAACTAAAAGTGTTGGCATTGACGGATATCAATACCGTGACCGGTATCTATCAGTTTTACAAACTTTGTCAGGAAAAAGGAATCAAACCGATTGTCGGGATGGATATCAGGGTTGAAAATGAACAATACTACATCTGTCTTGCCAAAAACCCAAAAGGCATCGCAGAGGTCAACAGGCTTTTAACCAATTACAATTATGAAGGAATCGAGATCGCTAAAGCTAATCCAGAACTGAAAGATAGTTTTGTAATCTATCCCTTAACAAATATTCCTGAAAAACTGCTGGAACATGAATTTATCGGGATCAGGCAGGATGAGCTCAATCGGTTGTTCGATCCTGAATTGAAAGCTTTAACCCATAAAATGGTTATCCTCCATCCGGTAACCTTTAAGACGGATGAAGAATATGAATTGCATAAGGTTCTGAGGGCAATAGCAGGCAACACTTTATTCACTAAACTCACAGAGGATGATTATTGTAAAAGCAATGAGAACTTTATCGGTAAAAGAGGACTGTTAGAGAAGTATTCCCAATATCCGGAGATCATTGAAAACACAAAATATATTGTTGATGAATGCAGTTTTGACTTTGACTTTAAAACACCCAAAAACAAAAAATATTATACCGAAAATAAGGAAAATGATTTTAAATTATTGAAAAAACTGGCTTATGAGGGCCTAGACAAAAGATATCCTGATGATAACGTACAGGCAAAGGCAAGAGTGGATAAAGAACTGGCAGTGATCGATCAACTTAATTTCTGTGGCTATTTTTTGATCACCTGGGATATTGTCCAGTACAGCAACCGGATGGACTTTATGCATGTTGGTCGTGGCAGCGGTGCCAATTCCATTGTGAGCTACTGCATCGGGATCACGGACATATGCCCATTGGAACTTGACCTTTATTTTGAAAGGTTTTTAAATCTTAACAGGAAGACACCTCCGGACTTTGATCTGGATTGGAGTTGGAAGAATAGGGATACTATTTTGGAATATATCTTTAAAAAATATGGAAAAAACCATGTAGCCTTTTGCGGGACCAATGTTGAATTTAAAAGCAGATCGAGATTCAGGGAATTGGGGAAAGTTTTCGGGCTGCCCAAAGAAGAACTGGATTTACTTTCCAAAAAACCAAAAGACCAGCACGATCAGAATTCCATCGTTCAGGAAATTTATAAATATGAAAAACTATTGGTCGGCTTTCCCAATCAGAGAAGCATGCATTCCTGCGGCATCCTTATATCCGAGGATCCGATCACCAATTACTCTGCTTTGGAGTTTCCTCCAAAGGAATTCCCTATCGTGCAGTTCGATATGCATACGGCTGAAGATATCGGACTGGAAAAGTTTGACATTCTGTCTCAGAGAGGATTGGGAACCATCAAAGATACGGTCAAACTGATCGAAGAAAAAAGAGGGATTATTGTTGACATTGAAGATACAAGGATTTCCAAAGGTGAGACCAAGTGCAATGAATTCCTGAGCATTGGAAAGACCATCGGATGCTTTTACATAGAATCCCCAGCGATGCGGGGTTTATTGAGAAGACTGAAATGTGATAATTATAAAGTCCTGGTAGCCGCCTCATCTATCATCCGACCCGGTGTAGCACAGAGTGGTATGATGCGGGAATATATATTCCGGCATAACCATCCTGATCAATTTGAATATTTTCACGAGGTCTTTGAAAAAGAATTGGGTGAAACCTATGGTATTATGGTGTATCAGGAGGACGTGATAAAAATCGCACTTCATTTTGGGGGTGTTTCTGCGGAAAATGGGGATGTACTAAGAAGAGCCATGAGCGGCAAGGGCCGTTCATTATCCGCCCTGCAAAAATTAAAAGATGATTTTTTTGAATCGTGCAAGAAAAAGGGTCATCCTGAAAAATTGTCCCAAGAAGTGTATCGCCAGATCGAATCCTTTGCAGGATACTCATTCTGTAAAGCCCACTCGGCTTCCTATGCGGTGGAAAGTTATCAGAGTCTTTATCTGAAAGCCTACTACCCTATTGAATTTATGGTTTCTGCCATCAACAACGGCGGTGGATTTTATAGAACGGAAGTTTATGTGCACGAAGCTAAAATGGCAGGAGCGACCATTCATAATCCTTGTGTCAACCTCAGTGAATTCCAGACGACGGTCTATGGAACAGAAGTATACCTAGGCCTGATGCACATCGAAAAATTAGAGGCTACGGTCAAGCAGTTCATTCCTGAAGAAAGAAAAAACAATCGAGACTATAAGTCGCTTGAAGATTTTGTGAAAAGAGTTTCTATAGGCATCGAAACATTACAGACTCTTATTTTCATCGGAGCTTTCAGATTCACAGGAAAACAAAAACATGAACTGCTGATCGAGGCCAGATTCCTGTTCTCTAAAGGTCAGTACAGAACTAAAATTATTTCTTTATTTGACGAGCCTCAAAAGGATTATATGTTACCGGTTATTCAGAGAGACCGGTTTGAAGATGCTTTTGATGAAATTGAGATATTGGGCTTTCCCGTCTCCTTTTCTATATTTGATCTGCTGAAAACAAGATACAGGGGTCACGTTTTAGTAAAGGATCTTTTAAAATATCATAAAAGACAAGTCAAGATGCTGGCGTATCTGATATCAAGAAAGCATGTGCCTATCAAAAAGAAAGATCATCCCGGCAAGAAAGACGACATGTACTTCGGGACCTGGATCGATGCTGATGGTCAGTATTTTGACACAGCTCATTTTCCGGATAGTCTTAGAAAATTTCCTTTCAAAGAAGGGGGAATTTATTTGTTGCTCGGAACGGTTGAGGTCGATTACCATTTTCCTACGGTCACCATTACCAAGATGGCAAAGATGCCGATCATTGCCGACCCCCGATATTCCATGGATGAGGAAAAATCTCAGGCAATTGAAAGGAGCCTTAGGGAAGACGTGAGTATGACCTCCCGTAAACCTTATCCGCAGGAATTCGAGATAGGATTGCCGAGAACCAAGATGAACTGA
- a CDS encoding YHS domain-containing protein, translated as MKLKSTAASFFVMFASLVYAQQTGRDQKQISKKADLRKVKVINTYDPVCKMKSEDQISDTALYRKRIYGFCSSHCKDRFKQNPEKYLK; from the coding sequence ATGAAATTAAAATCAACAGCAGCATCCTTTTTTGTGATGTTTGCAAGTCTTGTGTATGCACAGCAGACTGGTAGAGACCAGAAGCAAATCTCAAAAAAAGCGGATCTCCGAAAAGTAAAGGTTATCAATACTTATGATCCGGTATGCAAAATGAAAAGCGAGGATCAGATTTCCGATACGGCGCTTTACAGGAAAAGGATCTACGGATTCTGCAGCTCGCATTGCAAAGACAGGTTCAAACAAAATCCGGAAAAATATTTAAAATAG
- a CDS encoding MbnP family protein, with protein sequence MAFFVMTLLTVSSCRNNDDDEVQDSTPGKLQVKFENGFNNLGGIVINQTTQTSSNGQKHQFSTLKYVISNIVLIDENGGEFKYNYNNPDKLAFIIDQAEALAGINYINLTEIPKNNYKKIRIGLGISQNAYLIGQDGQGIFWQKAKTAGMAWSWAAGYIFTKLEGKYGSLKADTEFMNHCGNMGDTTANGTADLYREVTLDLPTTARVSKDITPSIHILADLNQYLSGQTALTLDNTNNMAMGSNQHLVNVTNNLTKMFKVDHVHND encoded by the coding sequence ATGGCCTTTTTTGTAATGACCTTACTGACTGTTTCATCTTGTAGAAACAATGATGATGACGAAGTTCAGGACTCAACGCCTGGAAAACTACAGGTAAAGTTCGAAAATGGGTTCAACAATCTGGGTGGCATTGTTATTAATCAGACGACACAGACCTCTTCAAACGGACAAAAACACCAGTTTTCTACACTTAAATACGTGATCAGCAACATCGTATTGATCGATGAGAACGGCGGTGAGTTCAAATACAACTACAACAATCCTGACAAATTGGCATTTATCATCGATCAGGCCGAGGCACTTGCAGGGATCAACTACATCAACCTTACCGAAATTCCAAAGAACAATTACAAAAAAATCAGAATTGGATTGGGGATCAGTCAAAACGCTTATCTGATCGGACAGGACGGACAGGGAATTTTCTGGCAAAAAGCCAAGACAGCTGGTATGGCGTGGTCTTGGGCTGCAGGCTATATCTTTACGAAGTTGGAAGGTAAATACGGATCTTTAAAAGCTGATACGGAATTTATGAACCACTGTGGAAATATGGGTGATACAACGGCCAATGGGACTGCTGACCTTTACAGGGAGGTGACCTTGGATCTTCCGACCACTGCAAGAGTAAGCAAGGACATTACGCCTTCGATCCATATCCTTGCTGACTTAAATCAATATTTAAGCGGACAGACAGCATTGACTTTAGATAATACCAATAATATGGCGATGGGTTCTAACCAGCATTTGGTTAATGTAACCAACAACCTGACAAAAATGTTTAAAGTAGACCACGTTCACAATGATTAA
- a CDS encoding cytochrome-c peroxidase — MIKHCYQSKREQTGSLLIFLFLLLAILNSCSDEYEGIPIDKDEAYDLEKPSGFPEMTFDITGNPITVNGVALGKKLFYEGKLSRNNTISCGFCHIQEYAFTHHGHPVSHGIDDKLGIINAPAIQNMVFLKNFSWDGVSHNLDERSLVPITTDFEMDSSLPEVVGKLNADANYKKMFKAAYGDDNITGERVLKAISQFMRTMISADSKYDRHKKGTASFTSEESQGMALFQNKCSSCHSGELFTDESYRNTGMYYNAQYDDRGRYRVTLDWNDNMKFRVPSLRNVEHTAPYMHDGRFYTLEAVLNFYSDNVEDQPNLDPLLKQNGHVGISMTSLEKQNISAFLKTLSDQNFITNKKFAE; from the coding sequence ATGATTAAACATTGTTATCAATCCAAAAGAGAGCAAACAGGCTCTCTTTTGATTTTTCTTTTTTTGCTATTGGCAATTCTAAATTCCTGTTCAGATGAATACGAAGGAATTCCCATTGATAAAGACGAAGCGTATGATCTGGAAAAACCCAGCGGTTTTCCTGAAATGACCTTTGACATCACCGGAAATCCAATTACTGTAAACGGCGTTGCTTTAGGAAAGAAATTATTCTATGAAGGGAAACTATCCCGAAACAATACTATATCCTGTGGATTCTGCCACATCCAGGAATATGCTTTCACCCATCACGGACATCCTGTGAGCCACGGGATAGATGATAAACTGGGGATCATAAATGCACCGGCCATTCAGAATATGGTTTTTCTCAAAAATTTTTCTTGGGACGGAGTAAGCCATAATCTGGACGAGAGGTCGCTCGTTCCAATTACGACAGATTTCGAGATGGATAGCTCTTTACCGGAAGTGGTAGGAAAACTGAATGCAGATGCCAACTACAAAAAGATGTTCAAGGCAGCTTACGGTGACGACAATATTACCGGGGAACGTGTGCTGAAAGCAATCTCTCAGTTTATGAGAACGATGATCTCCGCAGATTCCAAATATGACCGTCACAAAAAAGGAACAGCCAGTTTCACCAGCGAGGAATCTCAGGGAATGGCACTTTTTCAGAATAAATGCTCAAGTTGCCACAGCGGAGAACTCTTTACAGACGAAAGTTACAGGAATACAGGAATGTATTACAACGCTCAGTACGATGACCGGGGAAGGTACCGTGTGACACTGGACTGGAACGACAATATGAAATTCAGGGTTCCGAGTCTCAGAAATGTAGAACATACAGCACCCTATATGCACGACGGACGTTTTTACACGTTGGAAGCGGTTCTTAATTTCTATTCGGACAATGTCGAAGACCAGCCGAATCTTGATCCACTTTTAAAACAAAACGGGCACGTCGGAATCTCAATGACCAGCTTGGAAAAACAAAATATCAGCGCTTTCCTTAAAACCTTGAGCGACCAGAATTTTATAACCAATAAAAAATTTGCAGAATAA
- a CDS encoding transporter: MKKFILIIFSVINISILAAEKDSLYIPRYESQAYTSLKTQEFFCDACGCAAGNGSSGFESLLNPQFIGIKYFAQHYKAKENLFTNDLTQDQYFNTIQIWGKIPVTNKLSVYASLPFNFHEKKTLQGDIKVSGIGDASLMGIYELMKSKNTFHQLNGGIGVKIPLGKFDEKGITGVNPSFQLGTGSWDYQMALSYKYQKSLFALLVNTDYTLKTENKKHYQFGNQWNYVVTGFHRIWKNENSNISGKLGLQGEVYDWNKQFGEVMPRTAGSALYGKLGFEASYKKFSLGSELMLPAYTNLASGDIEARSRFSLFVNFGL, translated from the coding sequence ATGAAGAAATTCATTTTAATTATATTTTCAGTTATTAATATTTCCATTTTAGCGGCTGAAAAAGACAGTCTTTACATTCCAAGATATGAATCTCAGGCTTACACCTCTTTAAAAACTCAGGAATTCTTCTGTGACGCTTGCGGATGTGCTGCCGGAAACGGATCTTCAGGTTTTGAATCTTTATTGAATCCTCAGTTCATCGGCATCAAATATTTTGCACAGCATTATAAAGCGAAAGAAAACCTTTTCACGAATGATCTGACCCAGGACCAGTATTTTAATACGATCCAGATCTGGGGGAAAATTCCGGTTACCAATAAATTGAGCGTATATGCGAGCCTCCCATTTAATTTCCACGAGAAGAAAACCCTTCAAGGTGATATCAAAGTAAGTGGCATCGGTGATGCCAGCTTAATGGGAATCTATGAACTGATGAAATCAAAAAACACTTTCCATCAGCTCAATGGTGGGATCGGTGTAAAGATCCCATTAGGTAAATTTGATGAAAAAGGGATCACAGGCGTCAATCCAAGTTTTCAGCTGGGAACAGGAAGTTGGGATTATCAGATGGCTTTAAGCTACAAATATCAGAAAAGCCTGTTTGCGTTACTGGTCAATACAGATTATACCCTTAAAACAGAGAACAAGAAGCATTATCAGTTCGGAAACCAGTGGAATTATGTGGTCACAGGATTCCACAGGATCTGGAAAAATGAAAACAGCAATATTTCAGGAAAACTGGGGCTACAGGGTGAGGTCTATGACTGGAACAAACAATTTGGAGAGGTTATGCCTCGAACGGCCGGAAGTGCACTATACGGGAAGCTGGGATTTGAGGCGTCCTACAAGAAATTCAGTTTGGGAAGCGAATTGATGTTGCCCGCTTATACCAATCTGGCAAGTGGAGATATTGAAGCGAGATCAAGATTCAGTTTGTTTGTGAACTTTGGTTTATGA
- a CDS encoding histone H1, which produces MKELIEKINAEFEAFSNEASQQSEKGNKAAGTRARKSALELSKLFKDFRKVSVEESKK; this is translated from the coding sequence ATGAAAGAACTTATCGAAAAGATCAATGCAGAGTTTGAAGCATTTTCAAATGAAGCCAGCCAGCAATCTGAAAAAGGAAACAAGGCAGCGGGAACAAGAGCAAGGAAATCAGCTTTAGAGTTAAGCAAACTGTTCAAGGATTTCAGAAAAGTTTCTGTTGAAGAATCAAAGAAATAA
- a CDS encoding COG4705 family protein, translated as MKIVATTLGKTLGDFISMTLNLGYTVGIAITVLLFLISISVQLNVKRYIPFIYWIVIIATTTLGTEISDYIDRTLKAGYLLGSLILGGGLIMTLLLWYKKYKNLEVYPVFEINKEIYYWVAILFSNSLGTAFGDFISDNLGFSYWVGAVITGAVVLMVVLLHYFAKINRIVLFWIAFIFTRPFGATFGDFLTKSISKGGLNLGTFNASLVSLILMVIMIIISHRNQNKN; from the coding sequence ATGAAAATTGTGGCAACTACTTTAGGGAAAACTTTGGGCGATTTTATTTCCATGACACTCAACCTCGGTTACACCGTGGGAATTGCGATTACGGTGTTACTTTTTCTAATCAGCATTTCCGTTCAGTTGAATGTAAAAAGGTATATTCCTTTTATTTACTGGATTGTTATCATTGCTACGACAACATTGGGAACTGAGATCTCGGATTATATAGACAGAACATTGAAGGCAGGTTATCTGTTGGGCAGCTTGATTTTGGGAGGCGGTCTAATAATGACCCTTCTTTTATGGTATAAAAAGTATAAAAATCTCGAAGTATATCCTGTTTTCGAAATCAATAAAGAAATCTATTATTGGGTTGCTATTCTTTTCTCCAACAGTTTGGGAACAGCTTTTGGAGATTTTATCAGTGATAATTTAGGTTTTAGTTATTGGGTCGGGGCTGTTATCACAGGAGCTGTCGTACTTATGGTAGTCCTTCTTCACTATTTCGCAAAGATCAACCGTATTGTATTATTTTGGATTGCATTTATTTTTACAAGACCATTCGGAGCAACTTTCGGTGATTTTCTGACAAAATCCATATCTAAGGGTGGTTTAAACCTCGGTACCTTTAATGCAAGCTTGGTATCTTTAATTCTGATGGTAATAATGATCATTATTTCACATCGAAATCAAAATAAAAATTAA